In Streptosporangium album, the following are encoded in one genomic region:
- a CDS encoding IS701 family transposase, giving the protein MTTPPRPAPPPKPDLPGASTPPATTVSNNRHFDEQNTDYSITDSCQSRTPYLAGLLLPRDRNKTLTCLAGAEPVVGAQNAAVQRLQFFLTESPWEPETINTRRLDVLRSDPVTAPHAGGVLVVDDTGDRKDGTATAHVAHQYLGSVGKIENGIVAVTTLWADERIYHPLHVVPYTPAGRLPRGRSDPAFYTKPQLATALAGRARAAKVPFRALVADCAYGDNAAFTAELWAAGLPFVLALKPNKGSWAPADAAHTPVDAARELAWTGPEAPDAWTAVVRRFRDGRTTVWWAADAVLAGYGPNQAVRLIVATADPATLPAKATWYLATNLPRPGSARAASSPHPAADLAEIVRLYGLRTWIEQGYKQVKDELGWADFQVRSDVAIRRHWTLVMCAFTFCRHARPIDPPPSPQALSAPAEADGGERGVYRQSATRATVLASEHPPCPRLADPTCTAATLVAQLVEQAPAR; this is encoded by the coding sequence ATCACCACACCACCACGACCGGCACCGCCGCCGAAGCCGGATCTCCCTGGAGCAAGTACGCCCCCGGCGACCACAGTAAGTAACAATCGCCACTTCGACGAGCAGAACACCGACTACTCGATCACCGACTCTTGCCAGTCTCGGACCCCATATCTGGCCGGGTTGTTGCTGCCGCGGGACCGGAACAAGACGCTGACCTGTCTGGCCGGGGCGGAGCCGGTGGTCGGAGCGCAGAACGCGGCGGTGCAGCGGCTGCAGTTCTTCCTGACCGAGTCGCCGTGGGAGCCGGAGACGATCAACACCCGGCGCCTGGATGTGCTGCGGTCCGACCCGGTGACCGCGCCGCATGCGGGCGGGGTGTTGGTGGTCGATGACACCGGCGACCGCAAGGACGGCACCGCCACCGCGCATGTCGCCCACCAGTACCTGGGCTCGGTCGGGAAGATTGAGAACGGGATCGTGGCGGTGACCACGCTGTGGGCCGACGAGCGGATCTACCACCCCCTGCACGTGGTGCCCTATACCCCCGCCGGTCGGCTGCCGCGCGGCCGAAGCGATCCGGCCTTTTATACCAAGCCGCAGCTCGCGACCGCTCTGGCGGGCCGGGCCCGGGCCGCGAAGGTGCCGTTTCGGGCGCTGGTCGCCGACTGCGCCTACGGCGACAATGCGGCCTTCACCGCTGAGCTGTGGGCCGCCGGGCTGCCGTTCGTGCTCGCGCTCAAGCCGAACAAGGGCTCCTGGGCCCCGGCCGATGCGGCGCACACGCCGGTCGATGCCGCCCGTGAGCTTGCCTGGACGGGCCCCGAGGCGCCGGACGCCTGGACCGCGGTCGTGCGGCGCTTTCGCGACGGCCGCACCACAGTGTGGTGGGCCGCGGACGCGGTCCTGGCCGGCTATGGCCCCAACCAGGCGGTCCGGCTGATCGTCGCGACCGCCGACCCGGCGACCCTGCCGGCCAAGGCGACCTGGTATCTGGCCACCAACCTGCCCCGCCCTGGCAGCGCCCGGGCGGCTTCCAGCCCGCATCCGGCCGCCGACCTGGCTGAGATCGTGCGCCTCTACGGCCTGCGCACCTGGATCGAACAGGGCTACAAGCAGGTCAAGGACGAACTCGGCTGGGCCGACTTCCAGGTCCGCTCCGACGTCGCGATCCGCCGCCACTGGACCCTGGTGATGTGCGCGTTCACCTTCTGCCGGCACGCCCGGCCCATCGATCCGCCCCCATCACCGCAGGCCCTGTCTGCCCCAGCCGAGGCCGACGGCGGAGAGAGGGGGGTCTACCGCCAGAGCGCGACCCGGGCCACTGTGCTGGCCTCAGAACATCCGCCATGTCCGCGGCTGGCTGACCCCACATGCACTGCTGCAACGCTGGTGGCGCAACTGGTCGAGCAGGCCCCCGCCCGCTGA
- a CDS encoding helix-turn-helix domain-containing protein, with the protein MKRQVSYQWRLREMMATHGMFNATDLAPLLVDRGIRLSSVQVWRLVTQTPERLSMPVLAALCDIFECTPAELIVTKAENTTRRRTATSAAGGDVDLAAIIRPKRARVRPE; encoded by the coding sequence ATGAAACGGCAGGTCAGCTACCAGTGGCGGCTGCGGGAGATGATGGCCACCCACGGCATGTTCAACGCCACCGACCTGGCGCCGTTGCTTGTCGACCGCGGGATCCGTCTGTCGTCGGTCCAGGTCTGGCGTCTGGTCACCCAGACCCCTGAACGGTTGTCGATGCCCGTGCTGGCCGCGCTCTGTGACATCTTCGAGTGCACCCCGGCCGAACTGATCGTCACCAAGGCCGAGAACACCACCAGGCGGCGCACCGCCACCTCGGCTGCCGGCGGTGACGTCGACCTGGCCGCGATCATTCGGCCCAAGCGCGCCCGCGTCCGACCCGAATGA
- a CDS encoding tyrosine-type recombinase/integrase — protein sequence MKGSPPKRRSVLTVWDWIAETVEQWETEVRPLFTTADAGALWPSERGPRIGFSQMNTRLATYRDALGLDAGLDFHSFRRSYVTHLIEDGFDARFVQDQVGHEHASTTSIYTCVSSDFRTRTLRRVLDTTIDAALRPARSMR from the coding sequence ATGAAGGGTTCGCCGCCCAAACGCCGCAGCGTGCTGACCGTCTGGGACTGGATCGCCGAAACCGTCGAACAATGGGAGACCGAGGTGCGGCCGCTGTTCACCACCGCCGATGCCGGGGCCTTGTGGCCTTCTGAGCGCGGCCCTCGAATCGGGTTCTCCCAGATGAACACCCGGCTCGCCACCTACCGCGACGCGCTCGGCCTGGACGCCGGGCTGGACTTCCACTCATTTCGCCGCTCCTACGTCACCCACCTCATAGAAGATGGATTCGACGCCCGTTTTGTTCAAGATCAAGTGGGCCACGAGCACGCTAGCACGACCTCTATTTACACCTGCGTCTCGTCCGACTTCCGCACGCGGACACTGCGCCGGGTGCTGGACACCACGATCGATGCCGCCCTGCGGCCCGCGAGGAGCATGCGATGA
- a CDS encoding recombinase family protein has translation MTVPHEASPSDADDVERHPCPRCKADPGSPCRSRSGAVAGTYHTGRFTKVPRLAKLLRVPTPADRGPGQPWRPGTPVPLALAPDTPTADIRIGYARCSTLTQELQSQLDALAKHGIPRDKVFSEKISTRVRVRPQFEAALALARQIKAHAPHCRVIFTVYEMKRLGRDAAELTALADHLTAHGLVLEMLADPLPGMYDPSGPGRLLFAFFAAMAETERENIRESTLEGLDAAARKGKHGGRPPVITEDMLHTVLRRRANGESVEQIQPDLIIPTGKRKGQAPSVASIYRVLAEHEKKEAYPEAVAQAHADFAALKGSARPGPRPAASDPAMR, from the coding sequence ATGACGGTCCCTCACGAGGCTTCCCCGAGCGACGCCGACGACGTCGAGCGGCACCCCTGCCCGCGCTGCAAGGCCGACCCCGGCTCGCCGTGCCGCTCGCGCTCCGGCGCGGTCGCCGGCACCTACCACACCGGCCGCTTCACCAAGGTGCCCCGGCTCGCCAAGCTTCTGCGCGTGCCGACCCCCGCCGACCGCGGGCCCGGCCAGCCGTGGCGCCCCGGCACCCCCGTCCCGCTCGCCCTCGCACCGGACACGCCGACCGCCGACATCCGCATCGGGTACGCGAGGTGCTCGACGCTCACCCAGGAACTCCAGTCGCAGCTGGACGCCCTCGCCAAGCACGGCATCCCGCGCGACAAAGTGTTCTCCGAGAAGATCAGCACCCGCGTGCGCGTCCGGCCCCAGTTCGAAGCCGCGCTCGCGCTGGCCCGCCAGATCAAGGCCCATGCCCCGCACTGCCGGGTCATCTTCACCGTCTACGAGATGAAGCGACTCGGCCGCGACGCCGCCGAACTCACCGCGCTCGCCGACCACCTCACCGCCCACGGCCTGGTCCTGGAGATGCTCGCCGATCCCCTGCCCGGGATGTACGACCCCAGCGGGCCCGGCCGCCTGCTGTTCGCGTTCTTCGCCGCGATGGCGGAGACCGAGCGGGAGAACATCCGCGAATCGACCCTCGAAGGACTCGACGCGGCGGCCCGCAAGGGCAAGCACGGCGGCCGACCGCCCGTCATCACCGAGGACATGCTGCACACCGTGCTCCGTCGCCGCGCGAACGGCGAGTCGGTTGAGCAGATCCAGCCCGACCTGATCATCCCCACCGGCAAACGCAAGGGCCAAGCCCCCAGCGTCGCCAGCATCTACCGCGTGCTCGCCGAGCACGAGAAGAAGGAGGCATACCCCGAGGCCGTCGCCCAGGCGCACGCCGACTTCGCCGCCCTCAAGGGCAGCGCGCGGCCCGGGCCCCGACCCGCGGCCTCCGACCCGGCGATGCGATGA
- a CDS encoding SRPBCC family protein, protein MPTGLTKDAGWQIGVSRTLPHPAPIVWDFISSSEGLALWLGPGAVLTPERGAPYRTAAGVTGEVRGYRPADRIRVTHGTTTVQVALAPTADGARTMLRFHQEHLASAEEREQQRAHWQRILDQAAAVLDRQ, encoded by the coding sequence ATGCCCACTGGACTCACCAAAGACGCCGGCTGGCAGATCGGCGTGTCCCGCACGCTGCCCCACCCCGCGCCCATCGTCTGGGACTTCATCAGCAGCTCCGAAGGGCTCGCCCTCTGGCTCGGCCCCGGCGCGGTCCTCACCCCGGAACGCGGCGCCCCCTACCGGACGGCCGCAGGAGTGACGGGCGAGGTGCGCGGATACCGCCCGGCAGACCGCATCCGCGTCACCCACGGCACCACCACGGTCCAGGTCGCCCTCGCCCCCACCGCCGACGGGGCTCGGACGATGCTCCGCTTCCACCAAGAGCACCTGGCGAGCGCTGAAGAGCGCGAACAGCAGCGGGCGCACTGGCAGCGCATCCTGGACCAGGCCGCTGCCGTCCTCGACCGGCAGTGA
- a CDS encoding CGNR zinc finger domain-containing protein has translation MDFSATKGLTLHSHTGVAYRFDPGALCLELLTTGGPGPYRRYEVLHEPADLAAWADRSRLTPTPVLEISEAEVADARRLRDALFRVVIAHIRGEPHPPGDLETINEAAACPDLTPAIAPTGKRQWAGTSCGTHLVATVARDAVELLTGPFVHRIRTCAAVDCHLVYVDTSRPGRRRWCSMEHCGNRHKVRALRARHSEEG, from the coding sequence ATGGACTTCTCCGCAACCAAGGGGCTGACGCTGCACTCCCATACCGGTGTCGCCTACCGGTTCGACCCCGGCGCGCTGTGCCTGGAACTGCTGACCACCGGCGGCCCCGGCCCCTACCGCCGGTACGAGGTCTTGCATGAGCCCGCCGACCTGGCCGCCTGGGCGGACCGGTCGCGGCTGACGCCGACGCCCGTGCTGGAGATCTCCGAAGCCGAGGTGGCGGACGCGCGAAGGCTGCGCGACGCACTGTTTCGGGTGGTCATCGCCCACATACGCGGCGAGCCGCACCCGCCCGGTGACCTGGAGACCATCAACGAGGCAGCCGCCTGTCCAGACCTGACACCCGCCATCGCGCCGACCGGGAAGCGGCAGTGGGCCGGAACCTCCTGCGGCACCCACCTGGTGGCCACCGTCGCACGGGACGCCGTCGAGTTGCTGACCGGCCCCTTCGTGCACCGCATCCGCACCTGCGCCGCCGTGGACTGCCACCTCGTCTACGTCGACACCTCACGCCCCGGCCGCCGCCGCTGGTGCTCCATGGAGCACTGCGGCAACCGCCACAAGGTAAGGGCGCTGCGCGCCCGCCACTCCGAGGAAGGATGA
- a CDS encoding VOC family protein — protein sequence MALSWKLVIDSTNASVLADFWAAALEYEVEDPSALIEQLLAVGHIGEEAVVEHGGRKTFRGYAAIRHPEDPFDQTSGVGRGRRLLFQDVPEGKVGKNRLHLDVHSEPGGLGKLVARLEELGATRVREVDKGPAGHWWIMQDPEGNEFCAA from the coding sequence ATGGCATTGAGTTGGAAGTTGGTCATCGACAGCACGAACGCGTCCGTTCTCGCGGACTTCTGGGCTGCGGCCCTGGAGTACGAGGTGGAAGACCCCAGCGCTCTCATCGAGCAGCTACTGGCCGTCGGCCACATCGGCGAGGAGGCGGTCGTCGAACATGGCGGCCGCAAAACCTTCCGCGGCTACGCCGCGATCCGCCACCCCGAGGACCCGTTCGATCAGACCAGCGGCGTCGGCCGCGGCCGGCGGCTGCTCTTCCAGGACGTGCCCGAGGGCAAGGTGGGCAAGAACCGTCTGCACCTCGACGTCCACAGCGAGCCCGGCGGCCTCGGCAAGCTGGTGGCCCGACTGGAAGAGCTGGGGGCAACCCGCGTCCGCGAGGTCGACAAGGGACCTGCCGGGCACTGGTGGATCATGCAGGACCCGGAAGGCAACGAGTTCTGCGCGGCGTAG
- a CDS encoding DUF4158 domain-containing protein, with translation MPTSFLSEEQRRRFGHFTEDPDEGQLAGSFLLDQTARRRAMAARGARNRIGWAVQLGTIRYLGTFLENPEKVPAVVFGYVAEQLGLEPDDFAGYGTSEARWDHQEQIREGYGYTKFEFDQWFALARWLYQRAWIGNERPTLLFDLVTKRLVDKKVVLPGVTVLERLVSGTRERAEKRLWATLAAAPSAEPAVDVRAWRWTADLFHDVKMLNEYGAQGWEVDRVDAKGLFVSARDPEHPQQWEYRRELVTPGRRRSVLDLLAPDGWEPCGTWVCFEYFKRPRAASLGPAAELTAPPRTPRRNVFLSPKFYAFVSALLVLTAVALVPLLRAAGAEIDGSDDSLDAILGLLTGAAVGALAMMVVLWLAVRRRGRRR, from the coding sequence GTGCCCACCAGCTTTCTGAGCGAGGAACAGCGCAGGCGCTTCGGCCACTTCACCGAGGACCCGGACGAGGGACAGCTCGCCGGGTCCTTCCTGCTGGACCAGACCGCACGCCGCAGGGCGATGGCCGCCCGCGGCGCGCGGAACCGGATCGGCTGGGCCGTCCAGCTCGGCACCATCCGCTACCTGGGCACCTTCCTGGAAAATCCTGAGAAGGTCCCCGCCGTGGTGTTCGGTTACGTCGCCGAGCAGCTCGGCCTGGAGCCCGATGACTTCGCCGGGTACGGCACCAGCGAGGCCCGCTGGGACCACCAGGAGCAGATCCGCGAGGGCTACGGGTACACGAAGTTCGAGTTCGACCAGTGGTTCGCGCTCGCTCGCTGGCTGTATCAGCGGGCCTGGATCGGCAACGAACGCCCCACCCTGCTGTTCGACCTCGTCACGAAGCGGCTGGTGGACAAGAAGGTGGTGCTGCCCGGGGTGACCGTGCTGGAACGGCTGGTCTCCGGCACCCGCGAGCGGGCCGAGAAACGGCTGTGGGCCACCCTCGCCGCGGCCCCGTCCGCCGAGCCCGCCGTGGACGTCCGCGCCTGGCGCTGGACCGCCGACCTGTTCCACGACGTCAAGATGCTCAACGAGTACGGCGCGCAGGGCTGGGAGGTCGACAGGGTCGACGCGAAGGGCCTGTTCGTCAGCGCCCGCGACCCCGAGCACCCCCAGCAGTGGGAGTACAGAAGAGAGCTGGTCACGCCCGGCCGCCGCCGGAGTGTGCTCGACCTGCTCGCTCCCGACGGCTGGGAGCCGTGCGGCACGTGGGTGTGCTTTGAGTACTTCAAGCGGCCCAGGGCCGCCAGCCTGGGGCCCGCCGCCGAGCTGACCGCCCCGCCGCGGACTCCGCGGCGCAACGTCTTCCTCAGCCCGAAGTTCTACGCCTTCGTCTCCGCCCTGCTGGTGCTGACGGCGGTGGCCCTGGTGCCGCTGTTGCGGGCCGCCGGAGCGGAGATCGACGGCTCCGACGACAGCCTCGACGCCATCTTGGGCCTGCTCACCGGAGCCGCCGTGGGCGCGCTGGCCATGATGGTCGTGTTGTGGCTGGCCGTTCGACGGCGCGGCAGGAGGCGCTGA
- a CDS encoding Lrp/AsnC family transcriptional regulator, whose protein sequence is MVQDSGIEPQRLLSETDLELIDALQINPRASWVDVGTATRADPVTAARRWQRLNSTGEAWTTVALGQRQMHAMSMAFLEIDCEAGAAVEVAGTLAAAGHLITVQHVAAGHDLFVIAVAASMPALADYLLADLPRVPGVAKVRTHVATRVFEASCRWRLRVLPPRSAGVLARRPGPAESTRQMDEIDRLLFKALLADGRATYSELAEAVGKSERTVQRRLSRLVATGDIDFRCDLARSHAGWHSSAVLWLRMPDGLLEETGRALLDWPETRTCAALAGARNMLLTVGLHGISDLHPLVMRLEERFPYVSIADRQIVLRQSKLYGRVLDPFGRCTGVVPVDPWSLSPRI, encoded by the coding sequence ATGGTGCAGGATTCCGGCATTGAGCCTCAGCGGCTGCTGTCGGAGACCGACCTCGAACTCATCGACGCCCTCCAGATCAACCCGCGAGCGAGCTGGGTGGACGTCGGGACGGCGACCCGCGCGGATCCGGTGACGGCGGCGCGGCGCTGGCAGCGGCTGAACAGCACGGGTGAGGCATGGACCACCGTCGCCCTGGGGCAGCGCCAGATGCACGCGATGAGCATGGCTTTCCTGGAGATCGACTGCGAGGCCGGGGCGGCGGTCGAGGTCGCCGGCACGCTCGCGGCGGCGGGCCACCTCATCACCGTGCAGCACGTCGCCGCCGGTCACGACCTGTTCGTGATCGCCGTCGCCGCGTCGATGCCGGCGCTGGCGGACTACCTGCTCGCGGATCTGCCGCGGGTGCCCGGCGTGGCGAAGGTGCGCACCCATGTCGCCACGCGCGTCTTCGAGGCCTCGTGCCGCTGGCGGTTGCGGGTGCTGCCGCCGCGATCCGCGGGCGTGCTGGCCAGGCGGCCCGGGCCGGCGGAGTCCACCAGACAGATGGACGAGATCGACCGGCTGCTGTTCAAGGCCCTGCTCGCCGACGGCCGCGCCACCTACTCCGAGCTCGCGGAAGCCGTCGGCAAGTCCGAGCGCACGGTGCAGCGCAGGCTGTCACGCCTGGTCGCGACCGGCGACATCGACTTCCGCTGCGACCTGGCGCGCTCGCACGCGGGCTGGCACTCCTCGGCGGTGCTGTGGCTGCGGATGCCGGACGGCCTGCTGGAGGAGACGGGCCGGGCGCTGCTCGACTGGCCGGAGACGCGGACGTGCGCGGCGCTGGCCGGGGCCCGCAACATGCTCCTCACCGTCGGCCTGCACGGGATCTCCGACCTGCATCCGCTGGTGATGCGCCTTGAGGAGCGGTTTCCGTACGTGAGCATCGCCGACCGGCAGATCGTCCTGAGGCAGTCGAAGCTCTACGGGCGGGTCCTCGACCCCTTCGGCCGCTGCACGGGCGTCGTCCCGGTGGACCCGTGGAGCCTGTCGCCGCGCATCTGA
- a CDS encoding amidase — protein sequence MEHEAAIARSAEAIRLHSGHNILIESGAEPVIDRLARRDRPVPATPPELWAWTFVVKDMIDVAGLRTTRGSVLYGSEEALTTAPCVELLERAGALLVGKANQHEFAWGVTSENPHWGDVRNPRHEHLAPGGSSGGTAAALAAGIARVGLGTDTGGSVRIPAACCGVVGLRPRAGVLPSEGVAPLAPMFDVAGPMATSVADCARVWRVLSGEAVEPPRSLSGLVVGVADGCAQAGEFADLGAEVREIALPYEILAPYWTIVGAQARRTHEATYPVNAASYSAGVRRKLEDAAGIGHREYRRAVEELLAVRAGFSAEMSGVDVLITPTLGGPAPRAGCDEAAVRGEVGRITSVVSALGLPALAIGDLQVVGRGEADVLRAGLCWEAGGGAIPAPR from the coding sequence GTGGAACACGAGGCGGCGATCGCCAGGTCCGCCGAGGCCATACGCCTCCACAGCGGGCACAACATCCTCATCGAGTCCGGTGCCGAGCCGGTCATCGACCGGCTCGCACGCCGCGACCGGCCGGTGCCCGCCACCCCGCCCGAGCTGTGGGCCTGGACGTTCGTGGTCAAGGACATGATCGATGTCGCCGGGCTCCGCACGACCCGGGGGTCCGTCCTGTACGGGAGCGAGGAGGCGCTGACCACCGCGCCGTGCGTCGAACTGCTGGAGCGCGCCGGGGCGCTGCTGGTCGGCAAGGCGAACCAGCACGAGTTCGCCTGGGGCGTCACGAGCGAGAACCCGCACTGGGGCGATGTGCGCAACCCGCGCCACGAGCACCTGGCTCCCGGCGGGTCGAGCGGCGGCACGGCCGCGGCGCTCGCCGCCGGGATCGCCCGGGTCGGCCTCGGCACCGACACCGGTGGCTCGGTGAGGATCCCGGCGGCCTGCTGCGGCGTGGTCGGACTGCGCCCAAGGGCCGGCGTCCTTCCCTCCGAGGGGGTCGCGCCCCTCGCCCCGATGTTCGACGTGGCCGGGCCGATGGCCACCTCGGTCGCCGACTGCGCGCGCGTGTGGCGGGTGCTCTCCGGGGAGGCCGTCGAGCCACCGCGCTCGCTGTCGGGGCTGGTCGTCGGCGTCGCCGACGGATGCGCGCAGGCCGGGGAGTTCGCGGACCTGGGCGCCGAGGTCCGCGAGATCGCCCTGCCGTACGAGATCCTCGCCCCGTACTGGACGATCGTGGGCGCGCAGGCCCGGCGCACCCACGAGGCCACCTACCCGGTGAACGCCGCGAGCTACAGCGCGGGCGTGCGGCGGAAGCTGGAGGACGCCGCCGGGATCGGTCATCGGGAGTACCGCCGGGCCGTGGAGGAACTCCTGGCCGTCCGGGCCGGGTTCTCGGCGGAGATGTCCGGCGTCGACGTCCTGATCACGCCGACGCTCGGTGGCCCCGCGCCGCGGGCCGGCTGCGACGAGGCCGCTGTCCGCGGCGAGGTCGGCCGGATCACCTCCGTCGTGTCCGCCCTCGGCCTGCCCGCACTGGCCATCGGAGACCTGCAGGTGGTGGGACGCGGCGAGGCCGACGTGCTGCGGGCCGGCCTGTGCTGGGAGGCCGGCGGAGGCGCGATCCCCGCGCCGCGCTGA
- a CDS encoding LysR family transcriptional regulator, producing the protein MLKPEHLRTLREVVQLGSFAAAANRLGYTSSAVSQQMAALEREIGVKLFARAAHSVLPTSAAEVLARQAETVLIDIERMVATVQAVHRNSERQIRLGIFPSFVDVLTGVLRRMEPEERAGIRVSVAESSQLIPRLGAGGEMDAAIIYQVGNSGLSWPSALGRRWIAEDRYKLVLPRSWPDLAPYRAEQLVDLPWIMHHPATSDASLFEGLFAHWGLHPRVACHSDDFKITIAMIGAGMGAALVPDLALRGHGPDVVVVDVPWLNISRSIFTLVHPDRETARLQSLLDALTV; encoded by the coding sequence ATGCTGAAACCGGAACACCTGCGCACTCTCCGTGAAGTCGTTCAGCTGGGGTCCTTCGCCGCCGCCGCCAACCGGCTCGGTTACACCTCATCGGCCGTCTCCCAGCAGATGGCCGCGCTGGAGCGGGAGATCGGCGTGAAACTGTTCGCCCGCGCCGCCCACAGCGTGCTGCCCACCAGCGCCGCCGAGGTGCTGGCCAGGCAGGCGGAGACCGTGCTCATCGACATCGAGCGCATGGTCGCCACCGTCCAGGCCGTACACAGGAACAGCGAGCGGCAGATCCGCCTGGGCATCTTCCCCAGCTTCGTCGACGTGCTGACCGGAGTCCTGCGGCGGATGGAGCCCGAGGAGCGCGCCGGCATCAGGGTCTCCGTCGCCGAGTCCTCCCAGCTCATCCCGCGCCTGGGCGCCGGCGGTGAGATGGACGCGGCGATCATCTACCAGGTGGGGAACTCCGGCCTGTCATGGCCGTCGGCGCTGGGCCGGCGCTGGATCGCCGAGGACCGCTACAAGCTCGTCCTGCCGCGCAGCTGGCCCGACCTGGCCCCCTACCGGGCCGAGCAACTCGTCGACCTGCCGTGGATCATGCACCACCCGGCGACCAGCGACGCCTCCCTCTTCGAAGGCCTGTTCGCCCACTGGGGCCTGCACCCCCGGGTGGCCTGCCACTCCGACGACTTCAAGATCACCATAGCCATGATCGGGGCGGGGATGGGCGCGGCGCTCGTCCCCGACCTCGCGCTGCGCGGCCACGGCCCGGACGTCGTGGTCGTCGACGTGCCGTGGCTGAACATCAGCCGCAGCATCTTCACCCTCGTCCACCCCGACCGCGAGACCGCCCGGCTGCAGTCCTTACTGGACGCGCTGACGGTCTGA
- a CDS encoding amidohydrolase: protein MSIRVYRNAAIRTGDSGNPLARAMAVDGERLLAVGGEAEVREAAGRGAELIDLEGAAVLPGLYDAHIHTAQYAQSLDAVDLRDVRSLDDALTRVAAHAARLRPGAWLFGGRWNSNTWDPPAQPDRYALDSVCPELPVALPSVDGHTVWANSAALRLAGIDATTPDPVGGEIVRDASGEPTGILRESASYPLRNLMVSADLRDQLRAGQEELLALGLTSVHDIDGEDCRAAYLELREAGELKLRVHKAIPMIHLEAAIAEGRRTGQGDDWFRTGPVKIFSDGALGSHTCHMGESFAGEQGNVGIAVTPYEDLVKLFGTAAGAGIAVATHAIGDQANHLVIDAYEALSRTAGLRHRIEHAQHLRTGDLTRMARLGIAASMQPVHCTSDIDLVDSLLAGHELASYAWRGMLNVGVALAFGSDAPVEHPNPFAALYAAVTRTRTDGTPAGGWQPEQRLSMGEALTAHTLGAAYAAGEEDRKGVLAPGKLADFIAVDTDPFVESPDAVLRTKVMTTVVGGEVRWQHS from the coding sequence ATGAGCATCCGCGTGTACCGCAACGCCGCCATCCGCACAGGAGACAGCGGCAACCCGTTGGCCCGGGCCATGGCCGTGGACGGCGAGCGGCTGCTGGCCGTCGGCGGAGAGGCGGAGGTACGCGAGGCCGCGGGCCGGGGAGCGGAGCTGATCGACCTGGAGGGCGCCGCGGTGCTCCCCGGGCTCTACGACGCCCACATCCACACCGCGCAGTATGCCCAGAGCCTGGACGCGGTGGACCTGCGCGACGTGCGCTCCCTGGACGACGCGCTGACCAGGGTGGCCGCGCACGCTGCGCGGCTGCGACCGGGCGCCTGGCTGTTCGGCGGCCGGTGGAACAGCAACACCTGGGATCCGCCGGCGCAGCCGGACAGGTACGCGCTGGACTCGGTCTGCCCCGAACTGCCGGTCGCGCTGCCCAGCGTCGACGGCCACACGGTGTGGGCCAACTCCGCCGCCCTGCGGCTGGCCGGCATCGACGCCACCACCCCCGACCCGGTGGGCGGCGAGATCGTCAGGGACGCGAGCGGGGAGCCCACCGGCATCCTGCGCGAGTCGGCCTCCTACCCGCTGCGCAACCTCATGGTCTCCGCCGACCTGCGCGACCAGCTCCGCGCCGGGCAGGAGGAGCTGCTCGCACTCGGTCTGACCAGCGTGCACGACATCGACGGCGAGGACTGCCGGGCCGCCTACCTGGAGCTGCGCGAGGCCGGTGAGCTGAAGCTGCGCGTGCACAAGGCGATCCCGATGATCCACCTGGAGGCGGCCATCGCCGAGGGGCGCCGCACCGGGCAGGGCGACGACTGGTTCCGCACCGGGCCCGTGAAGATCTTCAGCGATGGGGCGCTGGGCTCGCACACCTGCCACATGGGCGAGTCCTTCGCCGGCGAGCAGGGCAACGTGGGCATCGCGGTCACGCCGTACGAGGACCTGGTCAAGCTGTTCGGCACGGCCGCCGGGGCCGGCATCGCGGTGGCCACGCACGCCATCGGGGACCAGGCCAACCACCTGGTCATCGACGCCTACGAGGCCCTCAGCCGTACGGCGGGGCTGCGGCACCGCATCGAGCACGCCCAGCACCTGCGGACCGGCGACCTGACCAGGATGGCCAGGCTGGGCATCGCCGCCTCGATGCAGCCCGTGCACTGCACCAGCGACATCGACCTGGTCGACTCCCTGCTGGCCGGGCACGAGCTGGCCTCCTACGCCTGGCGCGGGATGCTGAACGTCGGCGTCGCGCTGGCCTTCGGCTCCGACGCCCCGGTCGAGCACCCCAACCCCTTCGCCGCGCTGTACGCCGCGGTGACCCGTACCCGCACCGACGGCACGCCCGCCGGTGGCTGGCAGCCCGAGCAGCGACTGAGCATGGGCGAGGCCCTCACCGCCCACACCCTCGGCGCGGCCTACGCCGCGGGCGAGGAGGACCGCAAGGGTGTCCTCGCCCCCGGCAAGCTCGCCGACTTCATCGCGGTGGACACCGACCCCTTCGTGGAGTCGCCAGACGCGGTGCTGCGTACCAAGGTCATGACCACTGTCGTCGGCGGCGAAGTCCGCTGGCAGCACTCCTGA